The Nicotiana tomentosiformis chromosome 9, ASM39032v3, whole genome shotgun sequence genome contains the following window.
CCTTGAAAGtaattgttttcttcttttcttcttggtTTGTTTTCTTGAGATGAGTTTTTTCGAAGGCTATAAGTTCTCCTCGAAGTTCATCGTATGATAATTTGTTCAAATCTTGTGATTCAAGTGTAACCACTTTTGTCTGCCAAGTAGTGGGTAGACTTCTCAGAATTTTCCTAACTTGATCACCACTTGAGTATGGTTTGTTAAAAGCTTTTAGATAACTAATAATTTTGCTATATCTGGCAAACATCTCTTCAATGGATTCGCCTTCTTTTATCTAGAAGAGTTCGTAGTCATGAACCAATATGTTGATATGGGTTTCTTTCACTTTACTGGTTCCTTCATAAGTAACTTCAAGTTTATCCCACATCTCTTTGGTTGTATCGCAATTGGAGATTTTCTCATATTCCTCACCACTTATATCATTATAAAGCAGATTCATTGCTTTAGCATTAACTTGCACAACTGTCATTTGTTCATCAGTATATTCATCTATATCCTCAGGATCAGAAGGTAGTTGAGAAGCAGCCGGCAGAGGATAGTTTCCCTTTTTGATAACTCGCCAGACCTTGACATCATAAGACTTTGCGTATATTTCCATACGCACTTTCCAGTGAGAGAAATGTTTTTCATTGAAATATGGTGGCCTCACTTGCGATGTTCCTTCTTGGAAGAGTGCTCCGACAATAACTTGATTagccatgatcttttctcacaagctgttaagcaaaagaaaaatatgagccttgctctgataccaattgaaagtacaagaggggggggggagggagaggGGGGTGAAttgcttattttaa
Protein-coding sequences here:
- the LOC138898436 gene encoding uncharacterized protein; this translates as MANQVIVGALFQEGTSQVRPPYFNEKHFSHWKVRMEIYAKSYDVKVWRVIKKGNYPLPAASQLPSDPEDIDEYTDEQMTVVQVNAKAMNLLYNDISGEEYEKISNCDTTKEMWDKLEVTYEGTSKVKETHINILVHDYELF